The following proteins come from a genomic window of Synechococcus sp. BIOS-E4-1:
- the rpsJ gene encoding 30S ribosomal protein S10, with translation MSTAIAQQKIRIRLKAFDRRMLDLSCDKIIETADNTAATAIGPIPLPTKRKIYCVLRSPHVDKDSREHFETRTHRRIIDIYSPSAKTIDALMKLDLPSGVDIEVKL, from the coding sequence ATGTCCACTGCAATCGCCCAACAGAAGATCCGCATCCGCCTCAAGGCGTTTGACCGCCGCATGCTGGATCTGTCCTGCGACAAAATCATTGAAACCGCCGATAACACTGCAGCAACGGCGATCGGGCCCATTCCCCTTCCGACCAAGCGCAAGATTTACTGTGTTCTTCGCTCACCCCATGTGGACAAGGATTCCAGGGAACATTTCGAGACCAGGACCCACCGCCGAATCATCGATATCTACAGCCCTTCCGCCAAGACAATCGATGCTCTGATGAAGCTCGATCTGCCCAGCGGCGTGGATATTGAGGTCAAGCTCTGA
- the tuf gene encoding elongation factor Tu, with translation MAREKFERNKPHVNIGTIGHVDHGKTTLTAAITNVLAKKGQAEVQDYADIDGAPEERERGITINTAHVEYETDSRHYAHVDCPGHADYVKNMITGAAQMDGAILVCAATDGPMAQTKEHILLAKQVGVPALVVALNKCDMVDDEEIIELVEMEIRELLSSYDFPGDDIPVVQVSGLKAIEGDAEWESKIEELMAAVDANIPEPEREVDKPFLMAVEDVFSITGRGTVATGRIERGIVKVGEEVEIVGIREPRKTTVTGVEMFRKLLDEGMAGDNVGLLLRGIQKEDIERGMVLVKPGSITPHTKFEGQVYVLKKEEGGRHTPFFAGYRPQFYIRTTDVTGQITAFTAEDGSNVEMVMPGDNIKMTGELICPVAMEMGMRFAIREGGRTIGAGVVSKIIE, from the coding sequence ATGGCACGCGAGAAGTTCGAAAGGAACAAGCCCCACGTCAACATCGGCACGATCGGCCACGTTGACCACGGCAAGACAACCCTCACCGCAGCGATTACCAACGTGCTCGCCAAAAAGGGACAAGCAGAGGTTCAGGACTATGCCGATATCGACGGCGCTCCTGAAGAGCGCGAGCGCGGGATCACCATCAATACCGCTCACGTCGAATACGAGACCGACTCGCGTCACTACGCCCACGTCGACTGTCCTGGCCACGCGGACTATGTGAAGAACATGATCACCGGTGCCGCTCAGATGGATGGCGCCATCCTCGTGTGTGCCGCAACCGACGGTCCCATGGCCCAGACCAAGGAGCACATCCTGCTGGCCAAGCAGGTTGGCGTGCCGGCCCTGGTGGTTGCACTGAACAAGTGCGACATGGTCGATGACGAGGAGATCATCGAACTGGTGGAAATGGAGATCCGCGAACTGCTCTCCAGCTACGACTTCCCCGGCGACGATATTCCCGTAGTGCAGGTCTCCGGCCTGAAGGCGATCGAAGGCGACGCTGAATGGGAGTCCAAGATCGAGGAGCTGATGGCGGCTGTTGATGCCAACATCCCTGAGCCAGAGCGCGAAGTTGACAAGCCTTTCCTCATGGCTGTTGAGGATGTCTTCTCCATCACCGGCCGTGGCACCGTGGCGACAGGTCGTATTGAGCGAGGCATCGTCAAGGTTGGCGAAGAAGTGGAAATCGTCGGCATCAGAGAGCCACGCAAAACCACCGTCACCGGTGTGGAGATGTTCCGCAAGCTGCTCGATGAGGGCATGGCTGGTGACAATGTGGGTCTGCTGCTTCGTGGCATTCAGAAGGAAGACATCGAGCGCGGCATGGTGCTCGTGAAGCCCGGATCGATCACCCCTCACACCAAATTTGAGGGTCAGGTTTACGTTCTCAAAAAAGAGGAAGGTGGCCGCCATACGCCTTTCTTTGCTGGCTACCGCCCGCAGTTCTACATCCGCACCACGGACGTGACCGGTCAGATCACCGCCTTCACCGCAGAGGATGGCAGCAACGTGGAAATGGTGATGCCTGGAGACAACATCAAGATGACCGGCGAATTGATCTGCCCAGTCGCCATGGAAATGGGCATGCGCTTCGCTATCCGCGAGGGTGGTCGCACCATCGGCGCAGGCGTCGTCTCCAAGATCATCGAGTGA
- the fusA gene encoding elongation factor G — MARAFPLERVRNIGIAAHIDAGKTTTTERILFYSGVVHKIGEVHDGAAVTDWMAQERERGITITAAAISTSWKDHRINIIDTPGHVDFTIEVERSMRVLDGVIAVFCAVGGVQPQSETVWRQADRYSVPRMVFVNKMDRTGADFLKVHGQIKDRLKANAVPIQLPIGAEGELSGIIDLVANQAHIYKDDLGQNIEVTDVPAEMKDQVDEWRNVLMETVAENDENLIEKFLETGELSIEELKNGIREGVLRHGLVPVLCGSAFKNKGVQLVLDAVVDYLPAPVDVPPIQGVLPDGKEAVRPSDDKAPFSALAFKVMADPYGKLTFVRMYSGVLEKGSYVLNSTKDSKERISRLVVLKADDREEVDALRAGDLGAVLGLKNTTTGDTLCSVEDPIVLETLFVPEPVISVAVEPKTKGDMEKLSKALVALAEEDPTFRVRTDSETGQTVIAGMGELHLEILVDRMLREFKVEANIGAPQVSYRETIRAASRGEGKFSRQTGGKGQYGHVVIEMEPGEPESGFEFINKIVGGVVPKEFIKPSEMGMKETCESGVIAGFPMIDVKVTMVDGSYHDVDSSEMAFKIAGSMAFKDAVKKCNPVLLEPMMKVEVEVPEDFLGSIIGDLSSRRGQVEGQAIDDGTSKVSAKVPLAEMFGYATELRSMTQGRGIFSMEFSHYEDVPRNVAEAIISKNQGNS; from the coding sequence GTGGCTCGCGCCTTTCCCCTGGAACGCGTCAGAAATATTGGTATCGCTGCCCACATTGATGCGGGCAAAACCACCACGACAGAACGGATTCTGTTCTATTCAGGCGTGGTTCACAAGATCGGTGAAGTGCACGACGGTGCGGCAGTGACCGACTGGATGGCCCAGGAGCGCGAGCGGGGCATCACCATCACTGCTGCGGCAATTTCCACCAGCTGGAAGGATCACCGCATCAACATCATCGATACGCCTGGCCACGTGGACTTCACCATCGAGGTGGAGCGCTCCATGCGCGTGCTTGACGGTGTGATTGCGGTGTTCTGCGCGGTTGGAGGCGTCCAGCCTCAGTCAGAAACCGTCTGGCGTCAGGCCGACCGCTATTCCGTTCCCCGAATGGTGTTCGTCAACAAGATGGATCGCACCGGCGCCGACTTCCTCAAGGTCCACGGTCAAATCAAGGATCGCCTCAAAGCGAATGCCGTTCCGATTCAGCTGCCCATCGGCGCTGAAGGCGAGCTGAGCGGCATCATTGATCTCGTGGCCAATCAGGCGCACATCTATAAAGACGATCTCGGTCAGAACATCGAAGTCACCGATGTTCCGGCTGAGATGAAGGATCAGGTGGATGAATGGCGCAACGTCCTGATGGAAACCGTTGCCGAGAACGACGAAAACCTGATCGAGAAATTCCTGGAAACCGGTGAGCTTTCGATTGAGGAGCTCAAAAACGGCATCCGCGAAGGAGTTCTGAGGCATGGCCTTGTGCCCGTGCTTTGTGGCTCCGCTTTCAAGAACAAAGGTGTGCAGCTTGTTCTCGATGCGGTTGTCGACTATCTGCCGGCACCAGTGGATGTTCCTCCCATCCAGGGAGTCCTGCCCGATGGCAAGGAAGCTGTTCGCCCCTCCGACGACAAAGCGCCTTTCAGTGCTCTGGCCTTCAAGGTGATGGCCGATCCCTACGGCAAGCTCACCTTTGTTCGGATGTACTCCGGTGTTCTCGAGAAGGGCAGCTACGTCCTCAACTCAACCAAGGACAGCAAAGAGCGTATCTCCAGGCTGGTAGTGCTGAAGGCCGATGACCGCGAGGAAGTCGATGCACTACGAGCTGGCGATCTGGGCGCTGTTCTAGGTCTGAAGAACACAACCACCGGAGACACTCTGTGCTCGGTTGAGGATCCGATTGTCCTTGAGACACTGTTTGTTCCGGAACCGGTCATTTCCGTGGCGGTTGAGCCCAAGACAAAGGGTGATATGGAGAAACTCTCCAAAGCTCTTGTCGCACTGGCTGAAGAAGATCCCACCTTCCGTGTGAGAACTGATTCAGAGACTGGTCAGACCGTGATTGCCGGCATGGGTGAGCTCCACCTGGAGATCCTGGTCGACAGGATGCTGCGCGAATTCAAGGTGGAAGCCAATATCGGTGCTCCTCAGGTCTCCTATCGCGAAACCATTCGCGCGGCATCAAGAGGCGAGGGCAAATTCTCTCGTCAGACCGGCGGTAAGGGTCAGTACGGCCATGTGGTGATCGAAATGGAGCCGGGTGAACCCGAATCCGGCTTTGAATTCATCAACAAGATTGTTGGTGGTGTCGTCCCCAAGGAATTCATCAAGCCTTCGGAAATGGGCATGAAGGAGACCTGTGAGTCCGGCGTGATTGCTGGATTCCCCATGATCGACGTCAAAGTCACCATGGTCGACGGTTCATATCACGATGTGGACTCGTCGGAGATGGCATTCAAGATTGCCGGTTCGATGGCCTTCAAGGACGCCGTCAAGAAGTGCAATCCAGTGCTTCTTGAGCCGATGATGAAGGTCGAGGTCGAGGTCCCCGAGGATTTCCTCGGCTCGATCATCGGCGACCTGTCCTCCCGCAGGGGCCAGGTCGAAGGTCAGGCAATTGACGATGGCACGTCAAAAGTCTCGGCCAAGGTGCCCTTGGCCGAGATGTTCGGCTATGCCACCGAGCTCCGATCCATGACCCAGGGTCGGGGTATTTTCTCGATGGAATTCAGCCACTATGAGGATGTTCCTCGCAACGTGGCCGAGGCCATCATCTCCAAGAATCAGGGCAATTCCTGA
- the rpsG gene encoding 30S ribosomal protein S7 has protein sequence MSRRNAAVKRPVLPDPQFNNRLATMLVARLMKHGKKSTAQRILSDAFSLIGDRTGGDPIELFETAVKNATPLVEVRARRVGGATYQVPMEVRQERGTAMALRWLVSFSRARNGRSMAQKLAGELMDAANEAGSAVRKREETHKMAEANKAFAHYRY, from the coding sequence ATGTCACGCCGTAACGCCGCCGTCAAACGCCCGGTCCTCCCTGATCCCCAGTTCAACAACCGACTTGCCACCATGCTTGTGGCTCGGCTGATGAAGCACGGCAAGAAGTCCACGGCACAGCGCATCCTGTCCGATGCCTTCAGCCTGATCGGCGACCGCACTGGTGGTGATCCCATCGAGCTTTTCGAGACGGCCGTGAAGAACGCGACTCCTCTTGTGGAGGTCCGTGCACGACGCGTCGGGGGTGCCACCTATCAGGTGCCCATGGAAGTGCGCCAGGAGCGCGGCACAGCCATGGCTCTGCGCTGGCTTGTCAGTTTCTCCCGCGCTCGCAACGGTCGCAGCATGGCTCAGAAGCTTGCTGGTGAACTGATGGATGCTGCCAATGAAGCCGGCAGTGCCGTTCGCAAGCGGGAAGAAACCCACAAGATGGCAGAAGCCAACAAGGCATTCGCCCACTACCGCTACTGA
- the rpsL gene encoding 30S ribosomal protein S12, with protein MPTIQQLIRTERQSTKAKTKSPALKACPERRGVCTRVYTSTPKKPNSALRKVARVRLTSGFEVTAYIGGIGHNLQEHSVVLIRGGRVKDLPGVRYHIIRGTLDTAGVKDRRQSRSKYGAKSPKE; from the coding sequence ATGCCAACCATTCAGCAACTGATCCGGACCGAGCGCCAGAGCACAAAGGCGAAAACCAAATCGCCAGCTCTGAAAGCCTGCCCCGAACGCCGTGGTGTTTGCACCCGTGTGTACACGTCCACGCCCAAGAAGCCCAATTCGGCTTTGCGCAAAGTGGCCCGTGTGCGCCTCACCTCCGGTTTCGAGGTCACTGCCTATATCGGCGGTATCGGCCACAACCTGCAGGAACACTCGGTTGTGCTGATCCGCGGTGGTCGAGTCAAGGATCTCCCCGGTGTTCGGTATCACATCATTCGCGGAACTCTTGACACCGCAGGGGTCAAGGACCGCCGTCAGTCCCGTTCGAAGTACGGCGCCAAGTCACCGAAGGAATGA
- a CDS encoding AIR synthase, with translation MGATLQITATAAAELGRQAAIAGTPGVMHLDLTAGHCERNVIRLQPGQLSGTPVARSEGVTLHVPDAQHALLEGLTLDYRSDISGGGFLILSNDAVRCCACGSAFSRL, from the coding sequence ATGGGCGCCACGCTGCAAATCACCGCCACTGCAGCCGCCGAACTGGGGCGACAGGCGGCAATTGCAGGCACCCCAGGAGTGATGCATCTGGATCTCACGGCAGGTCACTGTGAACGGAATGTCATTCGTTTACAGCCAGGCCAGCTGAGCGGAACACCGGTTGCCAGATCAGAGGGAGTCACCCTGCATGTTCCCGATGCCCAGCACGCATTGCTGGAAGGGCTGACGCTGGATTACCGCAGCGACATCAGTGGCGGTGGATTTCTGATCCTGAGCAACGATGCAGTGCGTTGCTGTGCCTGCGGCAGCGCTTTCAGCCGCCTGTGA
- a CDS encoding phosphodiester glycosidase family protein, translated as MFLPPPPPVPVAEVRTAGRYSGTEVKVGGFLSKGAWQWVGNDQRSPEQLWIPLDLLIGRLGFQRVATEAGEALEWFGQSVPLKALTKRSLDDEVAVDAAPWLKALNVSTSRRNGVLSISLQAPRVQNLRQGRGSTAGRLVLDLSGPALLQRQNDDLLLGVSITAAQEARLREIGLKTKRERQGLRLQGSADRPTLTLASPWRLVIDGLSSSRATRARSTGNALRSALLNPEIQAESGNGLVLDTRTLRVGVKPVKIYRAGVPFNSQSLQLRPLAARGAQTGIRFLSQLAQPEQALLAVNGGFFNRVRQLPLGALRVDGTWLSGPILNRGAIGWTAGNRLLFNRLRLDQSMQVNGGRRWGLGFLNSGYVQRGLSRYTRAWGPVYKALSGEEKAITVREGVTVSQHDRAELSRGVALTPGVSLIVSRAGAPLPAQPGDRVSISLRPSTPVGEQPQVLAGGPLLLKNGQVVLRGRQEGFSAGFLSLSAPRTVVAQDRSRVWLLTLEGTTGTDPTLLETTLALQQLGMLDALNLDGGSSTTLLAANRTVMTGRGVTPRVQNGLGLVRR; from the coding sequence ATGTTCTTGCCGCCTCCTCCTCCAGTCCCGGTTGCCGAAGTGCGCACAGCCGGTCGGTACAGCGGTACCGAAGTCAAGGTTGGAGGCTTCCTATCCAAGGGGGCCTGGCAGTGGGTCGGAAACGACCAACGCTCACCGGAGCAGCTCTGGATTCCACTGGATCTGCTGATCGGACGACTCGGCTTCCAGCGGGTGGCCACTGAGGCGGGGGAGGCACTGGAGTGGTTCGGTCAAAGCGTCCCTTTAAAGGCTCTGACCAAGCGCTCCCTCGACGATGAGGTGGCGGTTGACGCAGCACCTTGGTTAAAGGCATTGAATGTTTCGACCAGCCGTCGAAACGGAGTCCTCTCAATCTCACTGCAAGCTCCCAGAGTCCAGAATCTGCGTCAGGGGCGCGGCAGCACAGCAGGGCGGCTGGTGCTCGATCTCAGCGGTCCGGCACTACTTCAACGTCAGAACGATGACCTGTTACTCGGGGTTTCGATCACAGCAGCCCAGGAAGCCCGTTTGCGTGAGATCGGCTTGAAAACCAAGCGCGAAAGGCAGGGTCTGCGACTCCAGGGCAGTGCCGATCGTCCGACGCTCACGCTTGCATCACCCTGGCGGCTTGTGATCGATGGGTTGAGCAGCTCGCGCGCCACCCGAGCCCGTTCCACAGGGAATGCGTTGCGGTCAGCTCTGCTCAATCCAGAGATCCAGGCGGAAAGTGGCAACGGACTGGTGCTGGACACCCGCACGCTTCGTGTAGGGGTCAAGCCGGTGAAGATTTACAGGGCAGGCGTTCCTTTCAACAGCCAATCTCTCCAGCTTCGACCACTGGCCGCTCGAGGAGCACAAACCGGGATTCGATTTCTGAGCCAACTGGCCCAGCCTGAACAGGCTTTGCTGGCCGTCAATGGGGGATTCTTCAATCGGGTTCGTCAGCTTCCCCTGGGCGCCCTTCGTGTCGATGGGACCTGGCTTTCCGGACCGATACTCAACCGCGGAGCAATCGGCTGGACAGCAGGGAACAGGCTTCTGTTCAATCGTCTGCGCCTGGACCAGTCCATGCAGGTCAACGGAGGACGTCGCTGGGGCCTGGGTTTTCTCAACAGTGGCTACGTCCAGCGCGGCTTGAGTCGTTACACCCGTGCATGGGGTCCGGTCTACAAAGCCCTGAGCGGCGAGGAGAAGGCCATCACTGTGAGGGAAGGAGTCACCGTTAGCCAGCACGATCGCGCCGAACTGAGTCGGGGGGTTGCTCTGACACCCGGAGTCTCGCTGATCGTTTCGCGCGCTGGAGCGCCGCTTCCCGCCCAACCCGGTGATCGGGTCAGTATCAGTCTGCGGCCCTCCACTCCCGTTGGAGAGCAACCTCAGGTGCTGGCGGGTGGTCCACTCCTGCTGAAAAATGGTCAGGTGGTTCTGCGGGGTCGCCAGGAAGGGTTCAGTGCCGGGTTCCTGTCCCTTTCAGCTCCACGTACAGTCGTCGCCCAGGACCGCAGTCGTGTGTGGCTGTTGACACTCGAGGGCACTACAGGCACTGATCCCACGCTGCTGGAAACGACACTGGCTCTTCAGCAGCTGGGAATGCTCGACGCCCTCAATCTTGACGGTGGCAGCTCCACCACACTGCTTGCCGCCAATCGAACCGTCATGACCGGACGCGGTGTGACACCCAGAGTTCAGAACGGTCTGGGACTGGTTCGTCGTTGA